In Rhodothermales bacterium, the genomic stretch GACTGAAGTTCGTGTTCGAGAACGCCGCCTTTCGCAACGACGCGTCAATGGCGGACACGGCAATGACGCCGTCGATATTGGCCGGCATGTGATGGCCCGCATCCTGGTTCGAGTTGCCGGCCGCGGCAACAACGATCACGTCGCGTTTCTGGGCGAAATCGATCGCCTCCCTTATGACCCGCGGAGGCGTCGGGGAATAGTCTCCAAGGGACATTGATATGATATCAGCCCCATCCGATGTCGCGTCAATTACGGCCTGGGCAATAGACTCGACCGTGCCCATCCCGCTGGACGACAGGGCGCGGTACGAAGCGACTTCAACGAACTTCCCCTCCCAGTTCAGAGACGCCATGCCGAGACCGTTATTTGTTGCCGCACCGGCGATTCCGGCGCAGTGCGTGCCGTGTCCATGTGCGTCGTCATCCGCCGGACTATTGATA encodes the following:
- a CDS encoding S8 family serine peptidase, with the translated sequence QWAFDAANIDGAHEILSQTEPVRKAIVAILDTGVDAQHEDIRSTFINSPADDDAHGHGTHCAGIAGAATNNGLGMASLNWEGKFVEVASYRALSSSGMGTVESIAQAVIDATSDGADIISMSLGDYSPTPPRVIREAIDFAQKRDVIVVAAAGNSNQDAGHHMPANIDGVIAVSAIDASLRKAAFSNTNFSLKRPIAAPGVDILSLVPKGGYETKSGTSMATPLVAGLLGTMRALDPGLTAERAYDILQTTGREVEDSRQVGRVIDAGEAIEALVGTSAES